A DNA window from Pyrus communis chromosome 3, drPyrComm1.1, whole genome shotgun sequence contains the following coding sequences:
- the LOC137727529 gene encoding LRR receptor-like serine/threonine-protein kinase RGI5: protein MELNTTHFLFSFTLLIFITMTRISLITSLSSDGQALLSLLPAKQSSVLSSWDSSSETPCSWQGITCSPQNRVISLSLPNIFLNLSSLPPQLSSLSYLQLLNLSSANISGTIPPSFGQLTHLRLLDLSSNSLTGPIPPELGHLSTLQFLFLNSNRLSDKMPQQLANLTSLQVLCLQDNLINGSIPSQLGSLVSLQQFRVGGNPYITGEIPSKLGLLTNLTTFGAAATALSGVIPSTFGNLINLQTLSLYDTEISGSIPPQLGHCSELRNLYLHMNKLTGSIPPQLGKLQKLTSLLVWGNALSGPIPAEISNCSSLVVLDASANDLSGPIPRDLGKLVVLEQLHLSDNSLTGAIPSQLSNCTSLTALQLDKNQLSGTIPWQVGNLKLLQSFFLWGNSVSGTIPASFGNCTELYALDLSRNKLTGSIPEEIFGLKKLSKLLLLGNSLSGGLPRSVAQCQSLVRLRLGENQLSGQIPKEIGLLQNLVFLDLYMNHFSGRLPTEIANITILELLDVHNNYISGEIPTQLGELVNLEQFDLSRNSFTGEIPWSFGNLSYLNKLIANNNLLSGSIPISIRNLQKLTLLDLSFNSLSGPIPPEIGRVTSLTISLDLSSNSFTGEIPETMADLTQLQSLDLSHNMLYGKIKVLGSLTSLASLNISCNNFSGAIPVTPFFRTLSSTSYAQNPHLCESVDGTTCSSSLMQKNGLKSAKTVALITVILVSVTIALVASWVLIMRNHRYMVKKSLAAMAASSGAEDFSYPWTFIPFQKLNFTIDNILDCLKEENVIGKGCSGIVYKAELHNGDLIAVKKLWKTKQEEEPIDSFAAEIQILGHIRHRNIVKLLGYCSNRSVKLLLYNYIPNGNLQQLLQGNRNLDWETRYKIAIGSAQGLAYLHHDCVPTILHRDVKCNNILLDSKYEAYLADFGLAKLMNSPTYHHAMSRVAGSYGYIAPEYGYTMNITEKSDVYSYGVVLLEILSGRSAVQPQIGDGLHIVEWVKKKMGSFEPAVSILDTKLQGLPDQMVQEMLQTLGIAMFCVNSSPAERPTMKEVVALLMEVKSQPEEWGKTSQPLIKQSSNQS from the exons ATGGAGCTAAACACAACCCATTTTCTATTTTCCTTCACATTGTTGATTTTCATAACCATGACAAGAATCTCATTAATTACCTCTCTGTCCTCTGATGGCCAAGcccttctctccctcctccctgCAAAGCAATCTTCTGTGCTTTCCTCATGGGACTCATCAAGTGAAACACCATGCTCATGGCAAGGCATAACATGCTCTCCCCAAAACAGAGTaatctcactctctctccccaaCATTTTCCTCAACCTCTCCTCTCTCCCTCCGCAGCTCTCCTCCCTCTCGTATCTCCAGCTCCTCAACCTCTCCTCCGCCAACATTTCCGGCACCATCCCACCTTCCTTTGGCCAGCTCACCCATCTCCGCCTCCTCGACTTATCCTCCAACTCCCTCACCGGCCCCATTCCTCCGGAGCTCGGCCATCTCTCCACCCTCCAATTCCTTTTCCTCAATTCCAACAGACTCTCAGACAAAATGCCTCAACAACTTGCCAACCTCACTTCCCTCCAAGTGCTTTGTCTCCAAGACAACCTCATCAACGGCTCAATACCGTCTCAGTTGGGCTCTCTGGTTTCGCTCCAACAGTTTCGTGTTGGAGGGAATCCATATATAACCGGCGAAATCCCTTCCAAACTAGGCCTGCTCACCAACCTCACAACTTTTGGCGCGGCAGCTACCGCCCTTTCGGGTGTGATTCCATCCACATTTGGGAACTTGATCAACCTCCAAACACTGTCTCTTTATGATACTGAGATATCTGGCTCAATACCACCGCAACTCGGGCATTGTTCGGAGCTGAGGaatttgtatttgcatatgAACAAGCTTACTGGTTCGATTCCTCCACAATTGGGGAAACTGCAGAAGCTCACCAGCCTGCTTGTTTGGGGCAATGCATTGTCAGGACCAATCCCAGCTGAGATTTCAAACTGTTCTTCCCTTGTTGTTCTTGATGCTTCTGCCAATGATCTCTCTGGACCAATCCCAAGAGACTTGGGGAAGCTGGTGGTTCTTGAACAGCTTCATCTCTCCGATAATTCGCTCACTGGAGCAATTCCATCCCAGCTCAGCAACTGCACCAGCCTCACAGCTCTTCAGCTTGACAAGAACCAATTGTCAGGTACAATTCCTTGGCAGGTTGGCAATCTCAAGCTCTTGCAGAGTTTTTTCTTGTGGGGTAATTCTGTATCGGGAACTATACCGGCTTCATTTGGCAACTGCACTGAGCTCTATGCACTTGATCTTTCAAGAAATAAGCTTACCGGGTCGATCCCAGAAGAGATATTTGGATTGAAGAAGCTGAGCAAGCTCTTGCTGTTGGGGAATTCTCTGTCAGGTGGGTTGCCTCGAAGCGTTGCACAATGTCAATCTCTAGTCAGGTTGAGGCTTGGGGAGAATCAGCTTTCGGGACAGATTCCAAAGGAAATAGGCCTGCTGCAAAACCTCGTGTTTCTCGACTTGTACATGAATCATTTCTCTGGAAGATTGCCAACTGAGATTGCCAACATCACAATTCTTGAACTGTTGGATGTGCACAACAACTATATAAGTGGCGAAATCCCGACTCAGCTTGGGGAACTTGTGAATTTGGAGCAGTTTGATCTGAGCAGGAACAGCTTCACTGGCGAAATTCCTTGGAGCTTCGGCAACTTAAGTTACTTGAACAAGCTCATTGCGAACAATAATCTACTCTCAGGTTCGATACCAATATCTATCCGGAACCTGCAGAAGCTAACTCTGCTGGATTTGAGCTTCAACAGCCTCTCCGGTCCAATCCCACCCGAAATTGGTCGTGTGACAAGCTTGACAATAAGTTTGGACTTGAGCTCGAATAGTTTTACTGGAGAAATCCCAGAGACAATGGCAGATTTGACGCAATTGCAATCACTGGACCTTTCGCATAATATGCTCTACGGAAAAATTAAGGTTCTTGGTTCTCTTACTAGTCTCGCATCCCTAAATATTTCCTGCAACAATTTTTCAGGTGCCATCCCAGTTACGCCATTTTTCAGAACTCTTTCTTCGACTTCATATGCTCAGAATCCACATCTTTGTGAGTCTGTTGATGGGACTACTTGTTCTTCAAGTCTAATGCAAAAGAATGGTTTGAAATCCGCAAAAACTGTTGCTTTAATTACTGTGATTCTGGTGTCAGTCACCATAGCACTTGTTGCCTCGTGGGTTCTTATTATGCGAAATCATAGATATATGGTAAAGAAATCTTTAGCAGCAATGGCAGCGTCGTCGGGGGCTGAAGATTTCTCGTATCCATGGACTTTCATCCCATTTCAGAAGCTCAATTTCACCATTGATAACATCTTGGATTGTTTGAAGGAGGAAAATGTGATTGGAAAAGGCTGTTCTGGAATCGTCTATAAGGCCGAATTGCACAATGGGGATTTGATTGCGGTGAAAAAGCTATGGAAAACGAAGCAAGAGGAAGAGCCAATAGACTCTTTTGCTGCAGAAATTCAAATTCTTGGACACATTCGCCATCGGAACATTGTGAAGCTCCTAGGTTACTGTTCGAATAGAAGTGTCAAGCTGCTTCTTTATAACTACATTCCCAATGGCAATCTGCAGCAGCTATTGCAAGGGAATAGGAACTTGGACTGGGAAACTCGGTACAAGATTGCAATTGGATCAGCTCAAGGTTTAGCATACCTTCATCACGATTGTGTCCCTACGATTCTGCACAGGGATGTCAAGTGCAATAACATACTACTGGATTCAAAGTACGAAGCCTATCTCGCAGATTTTGGTCTGGCAAAGCTGATGAACTCTCCTACATACCACCACGCAATGTCGAGAGTAGCCGGCTCTTATGGTTATATTGCCCCAG AGTACGGATACACAATGAACATAACGGAGAAGAGTGACGTCTACAGCTATGGTGTGGTTCTGCTGGAGATCTTAAGTGGGCGTAGCGCTGTTCAGCCACAGATTGGTGACGGGCTACACATTGTTGAATgggtgaagaagaagatgggaaGTTTCGAACCAGCTGTATCAATACTAGATACAAAGCTCCAAGGTCTACCAGATCAAATGGTGCAGGAGATGCTGCAAACACTTGGAATAGCAATGTTCTGTGTGAATTCTTCGCCGGCAGAACGACCAACCATGAAAGAAGTGGTGGCATTGCTAATGGAGGTTAAGAGCCAGCCTGAAGAGTGGGGAAAAACCTCCCAACCCCTAATAAAGCAATCTTCAAATCAAAGTTAA
- the LOC137727262 gene encoding embryogenesis-like protein, whose amino-acid sequence MNHQRSQIALCKWLFQHSFHPSPKLFSLNSLSTSPTWRVSDSAPLPEPEILLNKPTTTPHHFLHPALSNSPTQFVARRNVRQFSGGPEEFDQNQLVDTINLKFAEAREEIEMAMESKETVYFDEEAECARDSVKEVLELYEGLLAKVPESNKAALQRSMGLKIEQLKAELQQLNE is encoded by the coding sequence ATGAATCATCAACGTTCACAAATTGCGCTTTGCAAATGGCTCTTCCAGCACTCTTTCCACCCTTCTCCGAAGCTCTTCTCCCTCAACTCGCTCTCGACGAGTCCTACTTGGCGAGTTTCCGACTCGGCTCCATTGCCGGAACCCGAGATTCTTCTCAACAAACCCACAACAACTCCCCACCATTTTCTCCATCCAGCTCTCTCGAACTCACCGACCCAGTTCGTAGCTCGCCGGAATGTGAGGCAATTCAGCGGCGGGCCGGAGGAGTTCGATCAGAACCAATTGGTGGACACGATCAACCTCAAGTTTGCAGAGGCGAGGGAGGAGATAGAGATGGCCATGGAGTCCAAAGAAACTGTTTACTTTGACGAAGAGGCCGAGTGCGCTAGAGATTCTGTGAAGGAAGTGCTGGAATTGTATGAAGGTCTATTGGCTAAGGTGCCGGAGAGCAATAAGGCGGCGTTGCAGAGGTCGATGGGGCTCAAGATTGAGCAGCTCAAGGCTGAGCTTCAACAGCTGAATGAGTGA